In Nitrosospira briensis C-128, a genomic segment contains:
- the rpoC gene encoding DNA-directed RNA polymerase subunit beta': MKALLDLFKQVTQKEEFDSIKIGLASPEKIRSWSYGEVKKPETINYRTFKPERDGLFCAKIFGPVKDYECLCGKYKRLKHRGVICEKCGVEVTLSKVRRERMGHIELASPVAHIWFLKSLPSRLGMVLDMTLRDIERVLYFEAYVVTDPGMTPLQRCQLLTDDDYRAKTEEYGDDFRASMGAEGVRDLLGNLNIRVEIDNLRREMGTTGSETKMKKISKRLKVLEAFCKSGIKPEWMVLAVLPVLPPELRPLVPLDGGRFATSDLNDLYRRVINRNNRLKRLLELKAPEIIVRNEKRMLQEAVDSLLDNGRRGKAMTGANKRPLKSLADMIKGKGGRFRQNLLGKRVDYSGRSVIVVGPQLKLHQCGLPKKMALELFKPFIFNKLEIMGIASTIKAAKREVENESPVVWDILEDVIRQHPVMLNRAPTLHRLGIQAFEPVLIEGKAIQLHPLVCAAFNADFDGDQMAVHVPLSLEAQMECRTLMMSTNNVLSPANGEPVIVPSQDIVLGLYYTTREKINARGEGMMFANISEVSRAYESRIIELNARITVRIKEYDVDADGERHEKTTRYDTTVGRALLSEILPAGLPFPLMNKVLKKKEISKLINASFRRCGLRETVIFADKLMYAGFTYATRAGISICLDDMLTPVQKNDIIGASEREVQEIEVQYTSGLVTQGERYNKVVDIWGRAGDQVAKAMMDQLGVEPILDLETGEVKKDKKGKALTQESFNSIYMMADSGARGSAAQIRQLAGMRGLMAKPDGSIIETPITANFREGLNVLQYFISTHGARKGLADTALKTANSGYLTRRLVDVTQDLVVTQDDCGTSNGVVMKALVEGGEVIEALRERILGRVVANDVINPEQQAVIYPAGALLDESAVDTIEALGIDEVKVRTPLTCETRYGLCAKCYGRDLGRGTPVNVGEAVGVIAAQSIGEPGTQLTMRTFHIGGAASRTAVVSQVESKSNGIVRYSPTMRYVTNSRNELIAISRSGEVVVHDDNGRERERHKAPYGATLLIRDGEMVKAGQILAAWDPHTRPIITEYAGKVRFENVEEGVTVAKQIDEVTGLSTLVVIDPKRRGVVQTKGLRPMVKLLDEDGKEVRLAGSVLSVSITFQIGSVITVRDGQQVSVGEVLARIPQESSKTRDITGGLPRVAELFEARSPKDAGVLAEVTGIVSFGKDTKGKQRLVITDLDGISHEYLIPKEKHVTAHDGQVVNKGESIVDGPADPHDILRLLGVEALARYITDEVQDVYRLQGVKINDKHIEVIVRQMLRRIQIVDAGDTRFIPGEQVERADMLSENESVVAEDKQPATYEFMLLGITKASLSTDSFISAASFQETTRVLTEAAIMGKRDDLRGLKENVIVGRLIPAGTGLAFHNTRKKQKLLLNAEKSGLGEEEAGEMRNSGYTV, encoded by the coding sequence ATGAAAGCACTGCTTGATTTATTCAAACAGGTTACCCAGAAGGAAGAGTTCGATTCGATCAAGATCGGTCTGGCTTCTCCCGAGAAAATACGCTCTTGGTCCTATGGTGAAGTCAAGAAGCCGGAAACCATCAATTACCGTACATTCAAGCCGGAACGGGACGGCCTGTTCTGCGCAAAGATCTTCGGCCCGGTAAAAGACTATGAGTGTCTGTGCGGAAAATATAAACGTCTGAAACATCGCGGCGTGATCTGCGAGAAATGCGGTGTTGAAGTTACGCTGTCGAAGGTTCGGCGTGAGCGTATGGGTCATATCGAACTGGCTTCGCCGGTAGCGCACATCTGGTTCCTGAAATCGTTGCCATCTCGCCTGGGCATGGTCCTGGATATGACTTTGCGTGATATCGAGCGTGTACTCTATTTCGAAGCTTATGTGGTAACGGATCCCGGCATGACGCCTCTTCAGCGGTGTCAGTTGTTGACGGATGACGACTATCGTGCCAAAACAGAAGAATACGGCGATGATTTTCGAGCGAGCATGGGCGCAGAAGGTGTGCGCGATTTATTGGGCAATCTCAACATTCGTGTTGAGATTGATAATCTTCGGCGCGAGATGGGGACCACCGGCTCGGAAACGAAGATGAAGAAAATCTCCAAGCGCTTGAAAGTATTGGAGGCATTCTGTAAGTCCGGGATCAAACCGGAGTGGATGGTTTTGGCGGTCCTGCCTGTACTGCCGCCCGAATTGCGCCCCTTGGTGCCGCTGGATGGCGGGCGCTTCGCCACTTCTGATCTGAATGACTTGTATCGTCGTGTTATAAACCGCAACAATCGCTTGAAGCGTTTGCTAGAGTTGAAGGCGCCGGAAATTATCGTGCGCAATGAGAAGCGCATGCTGCAGGAGGCGGTTGATTCATTGCTGGATAACGGTCGTCGCGGCAAAGCCATGACCGGCGCCAACAAGCGGCCGTTAAAATCACTTGCCGACATGATCAAGGGCAAAGGTGGGCGGTTCCGCCAGAACCTGCTGGGCAAACGTGTGGATTACTCCGGACGGTCGGTCATCGTGGTCGGCCCGCAGCTCAAATTGCACCAATGCGGCTTGCCGAAGAAAATGGCGTTGGAATTATTCAAGCCGTTTATCTTCAATAAACTCGAAATAATGGGTATCGCGAGTACCATAAAGGCGGCCAAGCGAGAGGTGGAAAACGAGAGCCCTGTCGTTTGGGATATTCTTGAGGACGTTATTCGCCAGCATCCGGTAATGCTGAACCGGGCTCCGACATTGCATCGGCTTGGAATTCAGGCATTCGAGCCGGTGCTGATCGAAGGCAAGGCAATCCAGTTGCATCCATTGGTATGCGCCGCATTCAACGCCGACTTCGACGGTGACCAGATGGCGGTCCACGTGCCGTTATCGCTGGAAGCGCAAATGGAATGCCGCACACTCATGATGTCGACCAACAATGTCTTGTCGCCGGCAAATGGAGAACCGGTCATCGTGCCGTCTCAGGATATCGTGCTGGGGTTGTACTACACCACACGGGAAAAAATCAATGCTCGCGGCGAAGGCATGATGTTCGCCAACATCAGCGAAGTTTCTCGCGCCTATGAAAGCCGCATAATTGAGCTGAATGCCAGAATTACAGTGAGAATCAAGGAGTATGACGTAGACGCCGATGGCGAACGTCATGAGAAAACCACGCGTTATGACACCACCGTAGGGCGAGCGCTACTGTCTGAAATTCTCCCCGCCGGGCTGCCTTTTCCGCTGATGAACAAGGTGCTCAAGAAGAAGGAGATTTCCAAGCTCATTAATGCCAGCTTCCGGCGCTGCGGACTTCGCGAAACAGTCATTTTTGCGGACAAATTGATGTACGCGGGGTTCACTTACGCTACGCGCGCAGGGATATCGATCTGTCTGGACGACATGCTGACGCCGGTACAGAAGAATGACATCATCGGTGCTTCAGAAAGGGAAGTGCAGGAGATTGAGGTTCAGTACACTTCAGGTTTGGTGACACAAGGCGAACGCTATAACAAGGTAGTGGATATATGGGGTCGTGCTGGCGATCAGGTGGCTAAAGCCATGATGGATCAACTGGGAGTTGAGCCGATACTTGATCTGGAAACTGGAGAAGTCAAAAAAGACAAGAAAGGCAAGGCACTGACGCAAGAGTCCTTCAATTCGATTTATATGATGGCAGATTCGGGTGCGCGAGGTTCTGCTGCCCAGATTCGACAATTGGCGGGTATGCGCGGCTTGATGGCCAAGCCTGATGGTTCGATCATCGAGACGCCTATCACGGCGAACTTCCGCGAAGGGTTGAACGTGCTGCAGTATTTTATTTCAACGCATGGTGCGCGCAAAGGTTTGGCCGATACTGCATTGAAGACTGCCAACTCCGGTTATCTTACCCGTCGCCTCGTCGATGTGACACAGGATCTTGTGGTGACCCAGGACGACTGCGGCACGAGTAATGGCGTCGTAATGAAGGCCTTGGTCGAAGGTGGCGAGGTCATTGAAGCACTGAGAGAACGCATACTCGGACGGGTGGTCGCGAACGATGTCATCAACCCGGAGCAGCAAGCCGTGATTTATCCAGCCGGCGCCCTACTGGATGAGAGCGCAGTCGATACCATTGAAGCATTGGGTATAGATGAGGTAAAAGTACGTACCCCGCTTACCTGCGAAACCCGTTATGGTTTATGTGCCAAGTGCTATGGGCGCGACCTGGGACGCGGCACGCCGGTAAACGTAGGTGAAGCCGTGGGGGTGATTGCTGCCCAGTCAATAGGTGAACCGGGTACTCAGCTCACGATGCGCACATTCCACATCGGGGGCGCTGCTTCCAGAACCGCTGTAGTAAGTCAGGTCGAGAGCAAGTCCAACGGTATTGTGCGTTATTCTCCGACCATGCGGTATGTTACCAATTCACGCAACGAGCTGATTGCAATTTCCCGCAGTGGCGAAGTGGTGGTACATGACGATAACGGCCGCGAGCGCGAACGTCATAAAGCGCCTTATGGAGCGACATTGCTGATCCGCGACGGTGAAATGGTCAAAGCGGGGCAGATCCTGGCGGCGTGGGATCCGCATACCCGCCCCATCATTACCGAGTACGCCGGCAAGGTTCGCTTCGAAAACGTGGAAGAAGGCGTGACGGTGGCTAAGCAGATAGACGAAGTAACAGGCTTGTCTACGCTTGTCGTGATTGATCCGAAGCGGCGTGGCGTGGTGCAGACAAAGGGTTTGCGTCCGATGGTGAAGCTTCTGGATGAAGATGGCAAGGAAGTGCGGCTTGCCGGGAGTGTTTTATCGGTCAGTATCACCTTTCAGATCGGTTCCGTTATTACGGTCCGGGATGGGCAGCAGGTCAGCGTAGGCGAAGTACTGGCGCGTATCCCGCAGGAAAGTTCAAAAACGCGCGACATTACCGGCGGCCTGCCTCGTGTCGCGGAACTGTTTGAAGCGCGTTCTCCAAAAGATGCTGGCGTACTGGCGGAGGTCACCGGTATCGTGTCCTTCGGCAAGGATACCAAAGGTAAGCAACGCCTGGTAATTACCGATCTGGACGGGATCTCGCATGAGTATCTGATCCCTAAGGAAAAGCACGTCACGGCCCACGATGGCCAAGTCGTTAATAAAGGAGAGAGCATCGTCGATGGGCCCGCCGATCCGCATGATATTCTCCGTTTGCTAGGCGTAGAAGCGCTTGCACGTTATATCACTGACGAGGTCCAGGATGTGTATCGACTGCAAGGTGTCAAGATCAATGACAAGCACATCGAAGTAATCGTACGCCAGATGTTGCGGCGCATACAAATTGTGGATGCGGGGGATACACGCTTTATTCCGGGTGAGCAAGTTGAACGTGCGGACATGTTGTCGGAAAACGAAAGCGTGGTGGCCGAGGACAAGCAGCCGGCAACCTATGAATTCATGCTCCTGGGTATCACCAAGGCGTCGCTTTCCACCGATTCGTTCATTTCGGCAGCTTCCTTTCAGGAAACCACACGCGTGCTGACTGAAGCGGCTATCATGGGCAAGCGGGATGATCTGCGAGGTTTGAAAGAAAATGTCATCGTCGGTCGGCTTATTCCTGCGGGCACGGGTCTTGCCTTTCATAATACGCGCAAAAAACAGAAACTGTTGTTAAACGCAGAGAAGTCTGGTCTGGGAGAGGAAGAGGCGGGGGAAATGCGAAATAGCGGATATACTGTCTAA